A window of the Parabacteroides merdae ATCC 43184 genome harbors these coding sequences:
- the cls gene encoding cardiolipin synthase, with the protein MLALIHIQWIVGIIFIILYCVTILGLVLVIITENRNPLKTIPWVIVLLLAPGIGLLFYFFFGQDNRKQRIISRRTYKRIMKRPQEGKLPQDACSVPAPYQPLVTLLTNSNQSSLLYGSNITIYTNGADKFHDLLQEIAKATHHIHIQYYIFCDDEVGNKVKKLLIEKAKEGVEVRVLYDDVGCWNVKDKFFKEMSDAGIEVHAFLKVAFPVFTSKVNYRNHRKIVVIDGKVGFMGGMNIADRYTKGTSWGTWRDTHFKIIGKGVHGLQAAFLIDWYVVSKKLLNEKIYYPPLPVYSDDNIMQICTSGPVGQWRTLLQAAIFTVANAKKYVFIQTPYFLPTEGLNQALQIAALGGVDVRLMLPKRSDTRTANMATHSFIDEMVKAGVKVYFYKPGFLHSKLMVADDELTCIGSANMDFRSFEHNFEINAFVYQPSFAQQMRKVFLHDMHSCERLVPSRWLKRPLKQRIAESFMRLFSPLL; encoded by the coding sequence ATGCTGGCACTCATACACATACAATGGATAGTGGGTATAATATTCATCATATTATACTGCGTCACCATTCTTGGGCTAGTGTTGGTTATCATCACGGAGAACCGGAATCCGTTGAAAACGATTCCCTGGGTGATCGTGTTACTGCTCGCCCCCGGTATCGGGCTCCTGTTCTATTTCTTCTTCGGGCAGGATAACCGGAAGCAACGGATTATCTCCCGACGCACCTATAAGCGTATCATGAAACGGCCGCAGGAAGGGAAACTCCCACAAGATGCCTGTTCCGTTCCGGCCCCCTACCAGCCATTGGTCACACTGTTGACAAACAGCAACCAATCGTCCCTGCTCTACGGAAGCAACATCACGATCTATACGAACGGAGCAGACAAGTTCCACGACCTTTTGCAAGAGATTGCCAAAGCAACCCATCATATTCACATCCAATATTACATCTTCTGCGACGACGAGGTCGGAAACAAGGTCAAAAAACTGCTGATCGAGAAAGCCAAAGAAGGAGTAGAAGTCCGCGTTCTTTACGACGATGTGGGCTGCTGGAACGTGAAAGACAAGTTCTTCAAGGAAATGTCGGATGCCGGCATCGAAGTCCATGCTTTCCTGAAAGTGGCATTTCCAGTCTTCACCAGCAAAGTAAACTACCGGAACCACCGGAAGATCGTGGTCATAGACGGCAAAGTCGGTTTTATGGGTGGCATGAACATTGCAGACCGCTACACGAAAGGGACCAGCTGGGGGACATGGAGAGACACGCACTTCAAGATCATCGGAAAGGGAGTACACGGCTTACAGGCCGCATTCCTTATCGATTGGTATGTGGTCAGCAAGAAACTCCTGAACGAAAAGATCTATTATCCGCCGCTTCCGGTCTATTCGGATGATAACATCATGCAGATCTGTACCAGCGGCCCCGTCGGACAATGGCGTACACTCTTGCAAGCAGCCATCTTCACGGTTGCCAACGCCAAGAAATATGTATTTATCCAGACTCCTTACTTCCTTCCGACCGAAGGATTGAACCAAGCTTTGCAGATAGCGGCTTTAGGAGGCGTCGACGTGCGGTTGATGCTTCCCAAGCGTTCGGACACACGTACGGCGAACATGGCGACTCACTCTTTCATTGATGAAATGGTAAAGGCGGGCGTCAAGGTCTATTTCTATAAACCGGGATTCCTTCACTCGAAACTGATGGTGGCAGACGACGAACTGACCTGCATCGGTTCCGCCAATATGGACTTCCGCAGCTTCGAGCATAATTTCGAGATCAACGCATTTGTCTACCAGCCCTCGTTTGCCCAACAGATGAGAAAAGTATTCCTGCACGACATGCATAGTTGCGAAAGACTGGTGCCGTCACGCTGGTTGAAACGCCCGCTCAAACAACGTATAGCCGAATCGTTTATGCGTCTGTTTTCTCCTCTTCTTTAA
- a CDS encoding DUF3822 family protein codes for MAINLSDKLTADHSENYIMSIRLRSGGLSFSAYSPSVNESFFYRDVEFDRTRPYVSSLKECFFENDFLTWFYKQVNVVCVTSQYTLVPAAVFQEKQKAGLLAFTFSSPEGRCLSNELKDEQAELVFGVDEDVYEFCSRSLVNPRFVHHVGPLLSLWKKQSRARLPRQLYVVLHRRRMDVACYAQGNLLFVNSFEYEHTDDILYYILYVWKQVGMDQQKDQLRLFGDVPLRNDITNTLRNYLQYIDPLEIPSEAYLMGPEVLQAPLDLIALSLCEL; via the coding sequence ATGGCTATAAACTTGTCTGATAAGTTAACAGCTGATCATTCGGAAAATTACATAATGTCCATCCGGCTTCGGTCGGGTGGACTTTCTTTTTCCGCATACAGTCCTTCGGTGAACGAGAGTTTCTTTTATAGAGACGTCGAATTCGACCGGACAAGGCCTTATGTCTCTTCTCTGAAAGAATGTTTCTTCGAAAATGATTTCCTGACCTGGTTCTACAAGCAGGTCAATGTGGTGTGTGTCACTTCCCAGTATACGCTTGTGCCGGCTGCTGTTTTTCAGGAAAAGCAGAAGGCGGGACTGCTGGCGTTCACATTTTCATCTCCCGAAGGGCGTTGCCTGAGCAATGAACTGAAAGACGAACAGGCGGAACTGGTATTCGGAGTGGATGAGGATGTGTATGAGTTCTGTTCCCGTTCGCTTGTCAATCCTCGTTTTGTCCATCATGTCGGTCCGTTGCTTTCGCTGTGGAAGAAGCAGAGCCGTGCGCGCTTGCCCCGCCAGCTATATGTCGTGTTGCATCGGCGGAGGATGGATGTGGCGTGCTATGCGCAGGGAAATCTGCTTTTCGTGAACTCGTTCGAGTATGAACATACGGATGATATTTTGTATTATATATTATATGTATGGAAACAGGTCGGAATGGATCAACAGAAAGACCAGTTGCGTCTTTTCGGCGATGTGCCCTTGCGAAATGATATAACGAATACGTTGCGGAATTATTTACAATATATCGATCCGCTGGAGATCCCTTCCGAAGCCTATTTGATGGGGCCGGAGGTGTTGCAGGCTCCGTTGGATCTTATAGCTCTATCATTATGCGAATTATAA
- a CDS encoding RNA polymerase sigma-70 factor: MDDNNLITLLQQGDRNAYKQLFIKYYSPLCEYASQYISDDDSEELVQELMLFLWETRENLVIETSLKSYLFISTKHRCLNAIRKNQYHERIHNQIYEKIKDQFEDPDYYFVNELTENIQKAIENLPETYRETFAMSRFGEKTNVQIAEKLGISVKTVEYRISQALKILRFKLKDYLPLLINILG, encoded by the coding sequence ATAATAACTTAATAACCTTACTACAACAAGGAGACCGGAATGCTTACAAGCAGCTGTTTATCAAGTATTACTCCCCCCTTTGCGAATATGCGTCACAATATATTTCTGATGATGATTCTGAAGAGCTTGTGCAGGAGTTAATGCTTTTTCTTTGGGAGACACGGGAAAATCTTGTAATTGAGACGTCTTTGAAATCCTATCTGTTTATCTCCACCAAGCATCGTTGCCTCAATGCGATCAGGAAAAACCAGTACCACGAACGTATCCATAACCAGATATATGAGAAAATAAAAGACCAGTTTGAAGACCCGGACTACTATTTCGTGAATGAACTGACAGAAAACATACAGAAAGCGATCGAGAACCTACCCGAAACCTATCGGGAAACATTTGCCATGAGCCGATTCGGGGAAAAGACGAATGTTCAGATTGCCGAGAAACTCGGAATATCGGTAAAAACCGTCGAATACAGAATATCGCAAGCACTTAAGATACTTCGTTTCAAATTGAAAGATTATCTTCCGCTTCTGATAAATATCTTAGGCTAA
- a CDS encoding TonB-dependent receptor, whose product MKSGRYFFILFLILLIMPAYAQKGVDITGTVIEEGTNEPIEQATVRLLSVKDSSMIGGIATSRNGSFMLKNIKNGSYLLHVSFVGFDPLYQPLRVTGKTNPVKLGKLALTDGAIQLGEAVVIGKAPEVTVRNDTMEYNADSYKTTEGSMLEDLLKKMPGVEVDSEGKITVNGKEIKKVLIDGKEFFSDDPKVASKNLPSKMIDKVQVLDKLSDMAKMTGFDDGEEETVINLTVKPGMKQGWFGNAFAGYGSEDRYEGNFMVNRFINNNQLTLMGGINNTNNMGFSDLASSMFSGMGGPRGRRGGGAGNGITTSGNIGLNFSKEFNPKLTVGGNLRYSHSDNDAISKSNRQNILPGDSTSFYNENNSSNTRSDNVAADLRMEWKPDSLTQIIFRPSFSYSNSHSREGSTFNTLSGNRDTVNIGESDYLSDGSGYNLNARLEFSRKLNSEGRVFSGSLSGGLSDSYNKGLNYSNTEYLMMADGMDNELVDQRFRYDNKGFNYRAYLSWVEPIGHNNFIQATYSIRQNKQESLKNSYTREKGSEDYNVLDTAYSKSYRNNFINQQVSLAFKAVQEKYDYTVGLTVDPSHSTSENFVGDTVLSKLSRNVVNLSPMVRFNYKFDKRTNLRINYRGRTSQPSMTQLQPVADISDPLNTTMGNPDLKPTYTNDLFIRFQKFVPDKQTALMVMLNFDYVINDIVNKSVYVGNTGKKMTTYDNVNGNYNGNIRVLFNTPLKNRKFSINSMTMASYANNNGFINEEKNTNKNLILMERAGIDFRSDYLDLGLNGNIRYNGTQNTLQGQSELNAFNYGVGGTTTIYLPLDFKVESDINWSTNSGYSDGFKQNEVLWNASASKSFLKGNQATLRFKIYDILKQRSNISRSVTASYTQDSEYNTLGSYFMVHFIYRFSIFKGGASMNDVSGPGGRGPRHGGPMGPPPGGRF is encoded by the coding sequence ATGAAATCGGGAAGGTATTTTTTTATTCTGTTTCTAATTCTATTGATTATGCCTGCATATGCGCAAAAAGGTGTAGACATCACCGGAACGGTGATTGAGGAAGGGACCAATGAACCGATCGAACAGGCTACAGTTCGTTTGTTAAGTGTCAAAGACAGCTCCATGATCGGAGGTATCGCCACATCGCGCAACGGAAGTTTCATGCTCAAGAACATCAAGAACGGCAGTTATCTACTGCACGTGTCGTTTGTCGGATTCGATCCGCTCTATCAACCCCTGCGTGTTACGGGGAAAACCAATCCGGTCAAGTTGGGCAAACTCGCGCTTACCGACGGGGCAATTCAATTGGGCGAAGCTGTCGTGATCGGGAAAGCACCGGAAGTAACTGTACGCAACGATACGATGGAGTACAATGCCGATTCCTATAAAACCACGGAAGGCTCCATGCTGGAAGACCTGCTGAAAAAAATGCCCGGTGTGGAAGTGGATAGTGAAGGAAAGATCACTGTCAACGGGAAAGAGATCAAAAAGGTACTGATCGACGGAAAAGAATTCTTCTCCGACGACCCGAAAGTAGCTTCCAAGAACCTGCCATCTAAAATGATCGATAAAGTACAGGTTTTGGACAAACTGAGCGATATGGCCAAGATGACCGGATTCGACGACGGAGAAGAGGAGACCGTCATCAACCTGACCGTCAAGCCCGGAATGAAGCAAGGCTGGTTCGGAAACGCTTTTGCCGGTTACGGTAGCGAAGACCGATACGAAGGGAACTTCATGGTGAACCGCTTCATCAACAACAACCAACTGACCTTGATGGGAGGCATCAACAACACGAATAATATGGGATTTTCAGACCTTGCCTCCAGTATGTTCTCTGGGATGGGCGGACCGCGTGGACGTCGGGGCGGAGGAGCCGGCAACGGGATCACAACATCCGGCAATATCGGCCTGAACTTCAGTAAAGAATTTAATCCGAAGTTGACGGTCGGGGGCAACCTCCGTTATTCTCATTCCGACAACGACGCGATCAGCAAGAGCAACCGACAGAATATCCTACCGGGCGACAGCACCTCTTTCTACAACGAGAACAACAGCAGCAACACGCGCAGCGACAATGTAGCAGCCGACCTCCGTATGGAATGGAAACCTGACTCGCTCACCCAGATCATATTCCGTCCGAGCTTCAGTTACAGTAACAGCCATAGCCGTGAAGGGAGCACCTTCAACACGCTGAGCGGAAACCGCGACACGGTCAACATCGGCGAATCCGATTACCTCTCCGACGGAAGCGGATACAACCTCAACGCCCGCTTGGAATTCAGCCGCAAACTAAACAGTGAAGGACGTGTTTTCAGCGGATCTCTGTCGGGAGGACTCAGCGATTCCTATAATAAGGGACTGAACTATTCGAACACCGAATATCTAATGATGGCTGACGGGATGGACAACGAACTGGTGGATCAACGCTTCCGCTACGACAACAAAGGGTTCAACTACCGGGCTTACCTGTCCTGGGTAGAACCGATCGGCCACAACAACTTCATTCAAGCAACCTACAGCATCCGGCAAAACAAACAGGAATCTCTGAAAAACTCTTATACCCGTGAAAAAGGAAGCGAAGATTACAACGTGTTGGACACGGCTTACAGCAAAAGCTACCGCAACAACTTCATCAACCAGCAGGTCAGCCTCGCCTTCAAAGCTGTCCAGGAAAAATATGATTATACGGTCGGTTTAACGGTAGACCCGTCCCATAGTACGAGCGAGAACTTCGTGGGCGATACGGTTCTCTCCAAATTGTCGCGCAACGTGGTGAACCTTTCACCGATGGTCCGCTTCAACTACAAATTCGACAAACGCACGAACCTCCGCATCAACTATCGCGGACGTACCAGCCAACCCAGCATGACACAGTTGCAGCCGGTGGCAGACATCTCCGACCCGCTGAATACGACGATGGGTAACCCGGACCTGAAACCGACTTACACAAACGACCTGTTCATCCGTTTCCAGAAATTTGTGCCGGACAAGCAAACAGCCTTGATGGTAATGTTGAATTTCGACTATGTGATCAACGATATCGTCAACAAGTCCGTCTATGTCGGCAATACCGGTAAAAAGATGACGACCTACGACAACGTAAACGGGAACTACAACGGGAACATTCGCGTCCTATTCAACACACCGCTCAAAAACCGCAAATTCTCAATCAACTCCATGACAATGGCCTCTTATGCCAATAACAACGGCTTTATCAATGAGGAGAAGAATACGAACAAGAACCTGATTCTGATGGAACGCGCCGGCATCGATTTCCGTTCCGACTATCTGGACCTCGGATTGAACGGTAATATCCGTTACAACGGAACACAAAACACCCTCCAAGGACAGAGCGAACTGAACGCCTTCAACTACGGTGTGGGTGGAACGACAACGATCTATCTTCCACTCGATTTCAAAGTGGAAAGTGATATCAACTGGTCGACAAACTCCGGCTATTCAGACGGTTTCAAACAGAACGAAGTGTTATGGAACGCCTCTGCTTCCAAATCATTCTTGAAAGGGAACCAAGCGACGCTCCGTTTCAAAATATACGATATACTGAAACAACGCAGCAACATATCCCGCAGCGTAACCGCCAGCTATACACAGGACTCCGAATACAACACACTGGGTAGTTACTTCATGGTGCACTTCATCTACCGCTTTAGTATCTTCAAAGGGGGAGCCAGCATGAACGATGTGTCCGGACCTGGCGGAAGAGGGCCGAGACATGGCGGTCCGATGGGCCCGCCTCCGGGTGGAAGGTTCTGA
- a CDS encoding Cbp1 family collagen-binding glycoprotein adhesin has translation MKKVLIATTICTAMLASCGQNSAEYKKLKAENDSLRIENTKSNAEMDEILGTLNDVEADIQSIRDAENYLNIQQQKGDLNKSNREQIKENMQLISETLKKNKQQISELEEKLKKSGIQSSALRKTISRLSSELDQKANMIVTLQEDLAKKNVRIQELDEMVASLNEDVEDLSTTTAAQSEKLQEQDKQLHTAYYCFGTAKELKDQKILSGGGLFAKSKVLQSGFNKDYFISIDIREVKEIPLFAGKAKLKSNHPEGSYEFVKDEDGNMTLKITDEKAFWSLGKYLVIEVG, from the coding sequence ATGAAGAAAGTATTAATTGCAACAACGATTTGCACAGCCATGCTGGCCTCCTGCGGACAGAATTCAGCAGAATATAAGAAGCTGAAAGCAGAAAACGACTCTCTGAGAATCGAAAACACCAAAAGCAATGCCGAGATGGATGAAATCCTCGGAACCCTCAATGACGTAGAGGCTGACATCCAGTCTATTCGTGATGCAGAAAATTATCTCAACATACAGCAACAAAAGGGAGATCTGAATAAGAGTAATCGCGAACAGATCAAAGAAAACATGCAGTTGATCAGCGAAACACTGAAAAAGAACAAACAGCAGATCAGCGAACTGGAAGAGAAACTGAAAAAGAGCGGAATCCAATCCTCGGCTTTGAGGAAAACAATCAGCCGCCTTTCTTCCGAACTTGACCAGAAAGCCAATATGATTGTCACGCTACAGGAAGATCTGGCAAAGAAGAATGTTCGTATCCAGGAATTAGACGAAATGGTTGCTTCTTTGAACGAAGACGTGGAAGACTTGTCCACTACAACTGCGGCCCAGTCCGAGAAGTTGCAAGAACAGGACAAACAACTTCATACTGCTTATTATTGCTTCGGCACGGCGAAAGAACTGAAAGACCAAAAAATCCTTTCCGGTGGCGGCTTGTTTGCCAAATCCAAAGTATTGCAGAGCGGCTTCAATAAAGATTATTTCATTTCTATCGATATCCGCGAAGTGAAGGAAATCCCGCTGTTCGCAGGCAAGGCAAAGCTGAAATCCAATCACCCGGAAGGTTCTTACGAATTTGTGAAGGACGAGGACGGCAATATGACATTGAAGATCACGGACGAAAAAGCGTTCTGGAGCCTTGGCAAGTATTTGGTGATTGAAGTAGGATGA
- a CDS encoding rhomboid family intramembrane serine protease gives MITYVIIGVTVVVSYICFGNHELFRKLAFIPYCTVHNREWYRLITHGFVHADMTHLLVNMFTFWSFGTYMESAFGYLGLGTGGYLGLYFGGMVAASLYDLIRRRNDPYYVSIGASGAVSAVLFTSIFLDPWGKILFFAVLPIPGIVFGVIYLAYCQYMARKAGDNVNHNAHFYGALYGLIYPAILEPSLVKGFYLSLLA, from the coding sequence ATGATTACTTATGTTATTATCGGGGTCACGGTTGTCGTGTCCTATATTTGTTTCGGCAACCATGAGTTGTTTCGGAAGTTGGCCTTCATACCGTATTGTACCGTTCATAACCGGGAATGGTATCGATTGATTACGCATGGTTTCGTGCATGCCGACATGACACACTTACTTGTGAATATGTTTACTTTCTGGTCATTCGGGACATATATGGAAAGTGCTTTCGGTTATTTGGGACTCGGTACGGGTGGCTATCTGGGATTATATTTTGGCGGGATGGTTGCTGCTTCACTGTATGATCTGATTCGCCGGCGTAATGATCCTTACTATGTTTCGATAGGCGCTTCGGGAGCTGTATCGGCTGTCTTGTTCACTTCCATCTTCCTGGACCCGTGGGGCAAGATTTTGTTTTTTGCCGTACTGCCGATTCCTGGGATTGTCTTTGGTGTGATCTACCTGGCCTATTGCCAGTATATGGCAAGAAAGGCGGGGGATAATGTCAATCATAACGCCCACTTCTACGGAGCGCTTTACGGTTTGATTTACCCGGCTATATTGGAGCCTTCGTTGGTCAAGGGGTTCTATCTGTCACTTTTGGCTTGA
- the rsmD gene encoding 16S rRNA (guanine(966)-N(2))-methyltransferase RsmD: MRIISGIYGRRRFDVPSTFSARPTTDFAKENIFNVISNHIDFEGVDALDLFAGTGSISFELLSRECRSVTAVEKNNAHASFIAKVAKELKTDSLTLIRGDVFRYLHSAPTQGFDFIFADPPYALKELPEVPELVFKRDLLRDGGIFVMEHPKTNDFSGLPYFYQHRVYGSVNFSIFIKEEEKTDA, encoded by the coding sequence ATGCGAATTATAAGTGGAATATACGGACGGCGACGTTTTGATGTCCCGTCTACCTTCAGCGCCCGTCCGACGACGGACTTTGCGAAGGAAAATATCTTCAATGTGATCTCCAACCATATCGATTTTGAGGGGGTGGATGCGCTCGACCTGTTTGCGGGCACGGGAAGCATTTCTTTCGAACTGCTTTCGCGCGAATGCCGGAGCGTGACGGCTGTCGAAAAGAATAATGCACATGCCTCCTTTATCGCCAAAGTCGCCAAAGAGCTGAAAACGGATTCGCTGACACTGATTCGCGGCGATGTCTTCCGTTATCTCCATTCGGCTCCGACCCAAGGTTTTGATTTCATCTTTGCAGATCCCCCTTATGCCTTGAAAGAATTGCCCGAAGTGCCGGAACTTGTCTTCAAACGCGATCTGCTGCGGGACGGAGGCATCTTCGTGATGGAACATCCGAAGACAAATGATTTCTCCGGGTTGCCCTATTTCTACCAGCACCGCGTCTACGGTTCGGTGAACTTTTCCATCTTTATTAAAGAAGAGGAGAAAACAGACGCATAA
- the rsmI gene encoding 16S rRNA (cytidine(1402)-2'-O)-methyltransferase, with product MAKLTVVPTPVGNLEDMTFRAIRVLKEADLILAEDTRTTGILLKHFEIQNRMQSHHKFNEHKTVEQVAARIKAGENIALVSDAGTPAISDPGFMLVRECVRQGVEVECLPGATAFVPALVASGLPNEKFCFEGFLPQKKGRQTRLKELSTEYRTIIFYESPFRLVKTLTQLAEFFGNDRPVSVSREISKIHEETVRGTLEEVIAHFTVNEPKGEIVIVLAGLKDKKDKETGTEV from the coding sequence ATGGCAAAATTAACAGTAGTACCCACTCCCGTCGGAAATCTGGAAGATATGACGTTCCGGGCAATCCGCGTGCTGAAAGAGGCCGATCTCATTCTGGCGGAAGACACGCGTACTACAGGTATCCTGCTCAAACATTTCGAAATACAAAACAGGATGCAGTCGCACCATAAGTTCAACGAGCATAAAACGGTCGAACAAGTGGCAGCCCGTATCAAGGCGGGCGAGAATATAGCATTGGTATCGGATGCCGGTACTCCCGCGATATCCGATCCGGGATTCATGTTAGTGCGTGAATGTGTACGTCAGGGTGTAGAAGTGGAATGCCTGCCGGGAGCCACGGCTTTCGTCCCGGCATTAGTTGCTTCGGGGCTGCCCAACGAGAAATTTTGCTTCGAAGGCTTTCTTCCCCAGAAGAAGGGAAGACAGACGCGCTTGAAAGAGCTCTCGACGGAATATCGCACCATCATCTTCTATGAGTCACCTTTCCGGCTGGTCAAGACATTGACACAACTAGCCGAGTTTTTCGGGAATGACCGCCCTGTTTCCGTATCACGTGAAATATCGAAGATACACGAAGAAACCGTACGCGGCACGCTCGAAGAAGTTATCGCTCACTTCACCGTGAACGAACCGAAAGGTGAAATTGTTATAGTATTAGCAGGCTTAAAAGATAAAAAGGACAAAGAGACAGGAACAGAAGTTTAA
- a CDS encoding ATP-dependent DNA helicase encodes MINSYLSRQITQNFPYDPTEDQVLALNLLSNFLLSEESDSLLLLKGYAGTGKTSLVGALVKTMAELKQKSILLAPTGRAAKVFSGYAGQKAFTIHKKIYRQKAFSNEPTGFHPADNLHKDTLFIVDEASMIANEGLDSFVFGTGRLLDDLVQYVYSGENCRLILMGDVAQLPPVMQTESPALNPETLRGYNLKVQEITLTQVVRQSENSGILFNATRLRDALRNGTVEIFPKLRLKGFTDFRKVNGDELIEEISSAYSRDGIEETMIISRSNKRATLYNNGIRNRILYREEELSSGDRLMIAKNNYFWTAGNKEMDFIANGEIIQVLRVRRTYELYGFRFADVSVRFQDYDLETDVKILLDTLQTAAPALPKDLNDKLFYTILEDYDDVPTKAGKMKKMKADPHYNVLQVKYAYAVTCHKAQGGQWMNVFLDIGYITEEMLGEDFYRWLYTAFTRATHRLYLVNLPEEFEEYASS; translated from the coding sequence ATGATAAATAGTTATTTAAGCCGCCAAATTACACAAAATTTTCCATATGATCCGACCGAAGACCAGGTTTTGGCATTAAATCTCCTATCCAATTTCCTGCTTTCGGAAGAATCGGATTCGCTTTTACTGCTGAAGGGATATGCAGGAACCGGTAAAACATCTTTGGTCGGAGCCTTGGTCAAGACGATGGCAGAGCTAAAACAAAAAAGCATCTTGCTCGCCCCTACCGGACGGGCGGCAAAGGTATTTTCCGGCTATGCCGGACAGAAAGCATTTACGATACACAAGAAGATATATCGCCAGAAAGCCTTTTCCAACGAACCGACAGGTTTTCATCCGGCTGATAACTTGCATAAAGACACGCTATTTATCGTAGACGAAGCGTCCATGATAGCCAATGAAGGACTAGACTCGTTTGTTTTCGGAACCGGACGCCTGCTGGACGACCTGGTCCAATATGTCTATTCCGGAGAAAACTGCCGCCTGATCCTGATGGGCGATGTGGCACAGTTACCCCCCGTCATGCAAACCGAAAGCCCGGCTCTCAATCCGGAAACATTGCGGGGATATAATTTAAAGGTGCAGGAAATCACCCTCACCCAGGTTGTCCGCCAAAGCGAAAACTCCGGGATCTTGTTCAATGCGACCCGCCTTCGGGACGCCTTACGAAACGGGACGGTCGAGATTTTCCCCAAACTAAGGCTGAAAGGCTTCACCGATTTCAGAAAGGTAAACGGAGACGAACTCATCGAAGAAATCTCCTCGGCCTACAGTCGGGACGGGATCGAAGAGACCATGATTATTTCACGCTCCAACAAGCGGGCTACCCTATATAATAATGGTATCCGCAACCGCATCCTATACCGTGAAGAAGAACTTTCGTCCGGCGACCGGCTGATGATTGCCAAGAATAACTACTTCTGGACTGCCGGCAATAAGGAGATGGACTTCATAGCTAATGGCGAAATCATACAGGTGTTACGTGTACGAAGGACTTACGAGCTCTACGGTTTCCGTTTTGCCGACGTATCGGTCCGTTTCCAGGACTACGATCTCGAAACGGATGTCAAAATTCTCCTCGACACCTTACAGACAGCAGCTCCCGCACTGCCGAAAGATCTTAATGACAAGCTTTTCTATACCATTCTCGAAGATTACGACGATGTCCCGACAAAGGCAGGAAAGATGAAAAAAATGAAAGCAGATCCTCATTACAACGTCTTGCAAGTCAAATATGCCTATGCCGTCACCTGCCACAAGGCACAGGGCGGCCAATGGATGAACGTCTTTCTGGATATCGGCTATATCACGGAAGAAATGCTTGGAGAAGACTTCTACCGTTGGCTTTACACCGCCTTTACACGTGCGACCCACCGGCTCTATCTGGTGAATCTGCCGGAGGAATTCGAAGAATATGCCTCGTCCTGA
- a CDS encoding YjjG family noncanonical pyrimidine nucleotidase, giving the protein MKYKSLFIDLDDTLWDTYHNNKECLEEVYTAHHFDRYYASFEAFFEIYWPHNNLLWEQYRNNEIDRQTLIIERFRYMLRPLGIEDTKSVLAINNDFLQRTTRKTRLVPGAIELLEYLRPSYRMYILSNGFREVQFKKLCNSGLAPYFKRMILSEDACIQKPHKEIFDFALKNTNSRRSESLMIGDSWEADIIGAHNSKIDQLWLNPKGLPAKEFIPTYTVGSLEEIKRIL; this is encoded by the coding sequence ATGAAATACAAAAGTCTTTTTATTGATTTGGACGATACCCTTTGGGACACGTACCATAATAATAAGGAATGCCTCGAAGAAGTATATACCGCTCACCACTTTGACCGGTATTATGCCTCCTTCGAGGCTTTTTTCGAGATCTACTGGCCACACAACAACCTGCTATGGGAACAGTACCGCAACAATGAAATAGACCGCCAGACATTGATCATCGAACGTTTTCGCTATATGCTCCGCCCGTTAGGGATAGAAGACACAAAATCGGTACTGGCGATCAACAACGATTTCCTGCAACGAACAACCCGTAAAACACGCCTAGTACCGGGAGCAATCGAGCTATTGGAATACCTGCGTCCCTCCTATCGCATGTATATCCTGTCCAATGGTTTCCGGGAAGTCCAATTCAAAAAGCTCTGCAATTCCGGTCTGGCCCCCTATTTCAAAAGGATGATCCTATCTGAAGATGCCTGCATCCAGAAACCTCATAAGGAGATTTTCGATTTCGCCCTTAAAAATACCAACTCCCGCCGAAGCGAAAGCCTGATGATCGGCGACAGTTGGGAAGCCGACATTATCGGTGCCCACAATTCCAAAATCGACCAGCTATGGCTGAATCCGAAAGGGCTGCCGGCAAAAGAATTCATACCGACTTACACGGTTGGAAGCTTGGAGGAGATCAAACGGATCTTATGA